One Streptomyces sp. RPA4-2 genomic window carries:
- a CDS encoding cysteine dioxygenase, whose protein sequence is MSPAVSAPPQAPSQADLLDFVRRAAADTELVASLPLDPQGRTWVRLEGPGGSEAWLIGWPPGTGTGWHDHADSVGAFLTAAGELREYSLAARLPTDGWKTLELTEGVDRERRLPAGKGRSFGRHHVHEVLNESTEEHAISVHAYYPPLPRIRRYSRTGQILRLEQVERPEDWQ, encoded by the coding sequence GTGTCCCCCGCTGTCTCAGCGCCCCCACAAGCTCCCTCGCAGGCCGACCTGCTCGACTTCGTGCGCCGCGCCGCCGCCGACACCGAGTTGGTCGCCTCGCTTCCGCTCGACCCCCAGGGCCGTACCTGGGTCCGGCTGGAAGGCCCGGGGGGCAGCGAGGCGTGGCTCATCGGCTGGCCCCCCGGCACCGGAACCGGCTGGCACGACCACGCCGACTCGGTCGGCGCCTTCCTCACCGCGGCCGGCGAGCTCAGGGAGTACTCGCTCGCCGCACGGCTGCCCACCGACGGCTGGAAGACCCTCGAACTGACCGAGGGTGTCGACCGCGAGCGGCGGCTGCCGGCCGGCAAGGGCCGTTCCTTCGGCCGCCACCATGTGCACGAGGTGCTCAACGAGTCCACCGAGGAGCACGCGATCTCCGTCCACGCGTACTACCCGCCGCTGCCCCGGATCCGCCGCTACAGCCGTACCGGGCAGATCCTCCGACTTGAGCAGGTCGAACGACCGGAGGACTGGCAGTGA
- the recX gene encoding recombination regulator RecX has protein sequence MTRRTDWAEYADPVPPEGRGHGGPGDAVGDSGRAHGGAHGSDGFPGGDPDGPDGEGRWSGGPRGRVGRGGTDGPAGYGDVPADPHGSPADGSRRGGAGRRGDGGPRGGRGPRRSGGFGEPSGDPQDGGTPTSSRAEKGEPPGDPAERARAICLRLLTGTPRTRKQLADALRKREIPDEVADEVLSRFEEVGLINDGAFADAWVESRHHGRGLARRALARELRTKGVDSTLIDEAVGQLDSEQEEMTARELVARKLRSTRGLDRDKRLRRLAGMLARKGYPEGMALRVVRQALEEEGEDTEGLGDEGF, from the coding sequence ATGACGCGACGAACCGACTGGGCCGAGTACGCCGACCCCGTGCCACCGGAGGGGCGGGGGCACGGGGGGCCCGGCGATGCGGTCGGAGACAGCGGAAGAGCCCACGGCGGGGCGCACGGCTCCGACGGGTTCCCCGGCGGGGACCCGGACGGACCGGACGGCGAGGGCCGTTGGAGCGGAGGCCCCCGCGGCCGTGTCGGGCGCGGCGGCACGGACGGTCCGGCGGGCTACGGCGACGTTCCGGCGGACCCGCACGGTTCGCCGGCTGACGGTTCACGCCGTGGCGGTGCCGGCCGGCGCGGCGACGGAGGGCCGCGCGGTGGACGAGGGCCTCGGAGAAGCGGCGGTTTCGGTGAGCCGTCCGGCGACCCACAGGATGGAGGCACTCCCACCTCGTCGAGGGCCGAGAAGGGGGAGCCCCCAGGGGACCCGGCTGAGCGGGCGCGGGCGATCTGTCTGCGCCTGCTCACCGGGACCCCGCGTACGCGGAAACAGCTCGCGGACGCGCTGCGCAAACGTGAGATCCCCGACGAGGTCGCGGACGAGGTCCTGTCACGCTTCGAGGAGGTCGGTCTGATCAACGACGGCGCCTTCGCGGACGCCTGGGTGGAGTCCCGGCACCACGGCCGGGGTCTGGCCCGGCGGGCCCTCGCCCGGGAACTGCGGACCAAGGGCGTGGACTCGACGCTCATCGACGAGGCCGTCGGACAGCTCGACTCCGAGCAGGAGGAGATGACGGCGCGCGAACTCGTGGCCCGCAAGCTGCGCTCCACGCGTGGCCTCGACCGCGACAAGCGGCTGCGCCGTCTCGCGGGCATGCTCGCCCGCAAGGGTTACCCCGAGGGCATGGCCCTGCGGGTGGTCCGCCAGGCCCTGGAGGAAGAGGGCGAGGACACGGAGGGACTCGGGGACGAGGGGTTCTGA
- a CDS encoding AI-2E family transporter: MAPTDETAQVDQQTSPFGTTPPTPPPGRNAAGQGARMPRWLPRAMVLALTLIAVFQLGSWAFHQLIGLLINILIAFFLALAIEPAVSWMASYNMRRGMATFLVFFGLLIVTAGFVALLGSMLAGQIIKMIEGFPDYLDSVINWINSTFHTDLRRVDVQDSLVHSDWLRKYVQNSATGVLDVSAQVLGGLFKLLTITLFSFYFAADGPRLRRALCSVLPPARQAEVLRAWEIAVDKTGGYLYSRGLMALISGIAHYILLESLGVPYAPVLAVWVGLVSQFIPTIGTYLAGALPMLIAFTVDPWYALWVLVFVVIYQQFENYVLQPKLTSKTVDIHPAVAFGSVIAGTALLGAVGALIAIPAVATLQAFLGAYVKRYDVTDDPRVHGRRIRRSTPFRARLRGLFGR; the protein is encoded by the coding sequence GTGGCCCCGACAGACGAGACCGCACAGGTCGACCAGCAGACATCACCGTTCGGCACGACGCCGCCCACACCGCCTCCCGGCAGGAACGCCGCGGGGCAGGGCGCCCGCATGCCGCGGTGGCTGCCGCGCGCCATGGTGCTCGCGCTCACCCTCATCGCGGTCTTCCAGCTCGGCAGTTGGGCGTTCCACCAGCTGATAGGCCTGTTGATCAACATTCTCATCGCGTTCTTCCTGGCGCTCGCGATCGAGCCCGCGGTGAGCTGGATGGCCTCCTACAACATGCGCCGGGGGATGGCCACCTTCCTCGTCTTCTTCGGCCTGCTCATCGTGACCGCCGGATTCGTCGCCCTGCTCGGCTCGATGCTCGCGGGCCAGATCATCAAGATGATCGAGGGCTTCCCCGACTACCTGGACTCGGTGATCAACTGGATCAACTCGACCTTCCACACCGACCTGAGACGGGTGGACGTCCAGGACAGCCTGGTCCACTCCGACTGGCTGCGGAAGTACGTGCAGAACAGCGCGACCGGCGTCCTGGACGTGTCCGCGCAGGTGCTCGGGGGCCTCTTCAAGCTGCTGACGATCACGCTGTTCTCGTTCTACTTCGCGGCCGACGGGCCGCGGCTGCGGCGCGCGCTGTGCTCCGTGCTGCCGCCCGCGCGGCAGGCCGAGGTGCTGCGGGCGTGGGAGATCGCGGTCGACAAGACCGGCGGCTATCTGTACTCGCGCGGTCTGATGGCGCTGATCTCCGGCATCGCGCACTACATCCTGCTGGAGTCCCTGGGCGTGCCCTACGCGCCCGTGCTCGCCGTCTGGGTGGGCCTGGTCTCGCAGTTCATCCCCACCATCGGCACGTATCTCGCGGGTGCCCTGCCGATGCTGATCGCCTTCACGGTCGATCCCTGGTACGCGCTCTGGGTGCTGGTCTTCGTCGTGATCTACCAGCAGTTCGAGAACTACGTGCTGCAGCCGAAGCTGACCTCCAAAACCGTCGACATCCACCCCGCGGTCGCCTTCGGCTCGGTCATCGCGGGCACCGCGCTTCTCGGTGCCGTCGGCGCCCTGATCGCCATTCCCGCGGTCGCCACGCTGCAGGCCTTCCTGGGCGCGTACGTGAAGCGGTACGACGTCACGGACGACCCCCGGGTGCACGGGCGGCGGATCAGGCGATCCACCCCCTTCCGCGCGCGGCTGCGCGGGCTGTTCGGCAGATGA
- a CDS encoding AzlD domain-containing protein, protein MNIWIAIGVTAVGCYVVKLTGLLVPAGVLERPLVKRLAALLPVALLAALTAQQTFADGRVLVVDAKAAGLAAAAVALLLRAPFLLVVGAAVVVTAGVRAMTG, encoded by the coding sequence TTGAACATCTGGATCGCGATCGGTGTGACCGCCGTCGGCTGCTACGTGGTCAAACTCACCGGGCTGCTCGTTCCGGCGGGCGTCCTGGAGCGCCCGCTCGTCAAGCGCCTCGCAGCCCTGCTGCCCGTCGCCCTGCTGGCCGCGCTCACGGCGCAGCAGACCTTCGCCGACGGGCGCGTCCTGGTCGTGGACGCGAAGGCCGCCGGACTCGCCGCGGCCGCCGTGGCGCTGCTCCTACGGGCCCCCTTCCTGCTCGTGGTGGGTGCCGCGGTGGTCGTGACGGCGGGAGTGCGGGCCATGACCGGCTGA
- a CDS encoding putative leader peptide, which yields MTDTCVRLWRRVHMDLLRYAGCVCRPSC from the coding sequence GTGACCGACACCTGTGTGCGCCTGTGGCGGAGGGTCCATATGGACCTCCTCCGCTATGCGGGCTGCGTGTGTCGACCGTCCTGCTGA
- a CDS encoding AzlC family ABC transporter permease, with amino-acid sequence MGVGIAVGLSGFAFGVTSAGSGLTVPQTCALSLLVFTGASQFALVGALASGGNPLTAAAGAFFLGVRNAFYGLRLSQLLALPRAVRPFAAQWVIDETTAVALAQPTRRSVRIGFTVTGLTLYVLWNLTTLLGAVGADAIGDTDAWGLDAAGPAVFLALLAPMLTTTTERAVAGAAVLLGLGLLSVLPAGVPVLVAALAAPAALYVEGRRRPGTDGRPGTGHDAPGEDR; translated from the coding sequence CTGGGAGTCGGGATCGCCGTCGGACTGTCCGGCTTCGCCTTCGGGGTGACCTCGGCCGGCAGCGGACTCACGGTGCCGCAGACCTGTGCGCTCAGCCTCCTGGTGTTCACCGGCGCCTCCCAGTTCGCGCTCGTGGGCGCTCTCGCGAGCGGCGGCAATCCCCTCACGGCTGCCGCGGGCGCCTTCTTCCTCGGAGTGCGCAACGCCTTCTACGGACTGCGTCTGTCGCAGTTGCTGGCCCTCCCGCGCGCGGTGCGTCCGTTCGCCGCGCAGTGGGTGATCGACGAGACCACGGCCGTGGCGCTGGCCCAGCCGACCCGCCGCAGCGTCCGGATCGGCTTCACCGTCACCGGGCTCACCCTCTACGTCCTGTGGAACCTGACCACGCTCCTGGGCGCCGTCGGGGCCGACGCCATCGGGGACACCGACGCGTGGGGGCTGGACGCCGCCGGGCCCGCCGTCTTCCTCGCACTGCTCGCACCGATGCTGACGACCACCACGGAGCGCGCGGTCGCCGGTGCCGCGGTCCTCCTGGGGCTCGGTCTGCTCTCCGTGCTGCCCGCGGGAGTTCCGGTGCTGGTGGCCGCGCTGGCCGCTCCCGCCGCCCTCTACGTGGAGGGACGCCGGCGCCCGGGGACCGACGGACGGCCGGGGACCGGCCACGACGCACCGGGGGAGGACCGTTGA
- a CDS encoding FAD-dependent monooxygenase has product MDPVIIVGAGPVGLTLALALARQEVPSVVLDEGPGKDEQRLARTVVLREDTAALVERLTGLPLSAAGFHWAGWRSMRRKQVMREIGFDAKDSSGPGSTGSPGEPGDDVLAPPLHLAQHTLTTALREAIAHERLIKLAVNSRLDSIEQETSGVTAHTRGSNGTWWRGSYLVGCDGPRSTVRKLQDIRFPGRTAVERHAVAALRTELPWPGEALLHRMPPWRTSGPSAGEVTARPLADDVWRLDWLLPPGKDLVTPDLLVTRIRETLAGWSGGPTPPYELLDTGVHTVHHRLARRWRSDRVFLAGDAAHLLGALGTQGLDEGLRDADNLAWKLAVAWHHGPHEALLDSYQVERRAVVAARLRAADQALPVLRGGGGLRAYVPGSARGHDVMLTDGHLGRGPLGRPGTYADSPLAPRPSESETPVDTAPGAPVVDVRVTAEDGTFVPLRDRLGRGVLLVVLIAPGTGVWERKHWVTAGIMPRLAAAVTALPHPAELLVAESYPGAAAHSVLLVRPDGHLVTALSGVRPADLYAAAEAALGGPAGPAAEAERGARAENAVRTG; this is encoded by the coding sequence GTGGACCCGGTGATCATCGTCGGCGCGGGGCCCGTGGGCCTCACGCTGGCCCTTGCGCTGGCCCGCCAGGAAGTCCCCTCCGTGGTCCTCGACGAGGGACCGGGCAAGGACGAACAGCGGCTCGCGCGGACGGTGGTACTGCGTGAGGACACCGCCGCGCTCGTCGAACGCCTGACGGGTCTCCCCCTCTCCGCGGCCGGTTTCCATTGGGCCGGATGGCGGTCGATGCGGCGCAAGCAGGTGATGCGCGAGATCGGATTCGACGCGAAGGATTCCAGCGGGCCGGGAAGTACGGGGAGCCCCGGGGAGCCCGGCGACGACGTGCTCGCGCCACCGCTGCATCTCGCCCAGCACACCCTCACGACCGCCCTGCGCGAGGCCATCGCCCACGAGCGGCTCATCAAGCTCGCCGTCAACAGCCGCCTCGACTCGATCGAGCAGGAGACCTCAGGCGTCACCGCACACACCCGGGGCTCCAACGGCACCTGGTGGAGGGGAAGTTACCTCGTAGGCTGCGACGGTCCGCGCTCGACCGTGCGCAAGCTCCAGGACATCCGCTTCCCCGGGCGCACGGCCGTCGAACGGCACGCCGTGGCCGCGCTGCGGACAGAACTGCCCTGGCCCGGCGAAGCGTTGCTGCACCGGATGCCACCGTGGCGGACCTCCGGCCCCTCAGCCGGCGAGGTGACCGCCCGCCCCCTCGCCGACGACGTGTGGCGCCTGGACTGGCTGCTGCCGCCCGGCAAGGACCTGGTCACCCCCGACCTGCTGGTGACGCGCATCCGGGAGACCCTCGCGGGCTGGAGCGGCGGCCCCACACCCCCGTACGAACTGCTCGACACCGGCGTCCACACCGTCCATCACCGCCTCGCGCGCCGGTGGCGGTCCGACCGGGTGTTCCTGGCCGGGGACGCCGCGCACCTGCTCGGCGCACTCGGCACCCAAGGCCTGGACGAGGGCCTGCGCGACGCCGACAACCTCGCCTGGAAGCTGGCGGTGGCCTGGCACCACGGCCCGCACGAGGCGCTGCTCGACAGCTACCAGGTGGAGCGGCGTGCCGTCGTCGCCGCCCGGCTGCGCGCCGCCGACCAGGCGCTTCCGGTGCTGCGCGGTGGCGGAGGACTGCGGGCATACGTGCCCGGATCGGCCCGCGGCCACGACGTCATGCTCACGGACGGGCACCTGGGACGCGGCCCGCTGGGCAGGCCGGGGACGTACGCCGACTCACCGCTCGCACCCCGCCCCTCCGAGTCGGAGACTCCGGTGGACACGGCGCCCGGTGCGCCGGTCGTCGACGTACGGGTGACCGCGGAGGACGGCACGTTCGTACCGCTGCGGGACCGGCTCGGCCGCGGCGTGCTGCTCGTCGTCCTGATCGCACCCGGTACGGGGGTGTGGGAGCGGAAGCACTGGGTGACGGCCGGGATCATGCCCCGGCTCGCGGCCGCCGTGACCGCGCTGCCCCACCCCGCCGAGCTCCTGGTGGCCGAGAGCTACCCCGGCGCGGCCGCGCACAGCGTGCTGCTGGTACGGCCCGACGGCCACCTGGTCACCGCGCTGAGCGGAGTGCGCCCGGCCGACCTCTACGCGGCGGCCGAGGCGGCACTGGGCGGCCCGGCCGGGCCGGCGGCCGAAGCGGAGCGGGGGGCGAGAGCGGAGAACGCGGTGCGCACGGGGTGA
- the recA gene encoding recombinase RecA produces the protein MAGTDREKALDAALAQIERQFGKGAVMRLGERPNEPIEVIPTGSTALDVALGVGGLPRGRVVEVYGPESSGKTTLTLHAVANAQKAGGQVAFVDAEHALDPEYAKKLGVDIDNLILSQPDNGEQALEIVDMLVRSGALDLIVIDSVAALVPRAEIEGEMGDSHVGLQARLMSQALRKITSALNQSKTTAIFINQLREKIGVMFGSPETTTGGRALKFYASVRLDIRRIETLKDGTDAVGNRTRVKVVKNKVAPPFKQAEFDILYGHGISREGGLIDMGVEHGFVRKAGAWYTYEGDQLGQGKENARNFLKDNPDLANEIERKIKEKLGVGVRPAAEPTVEPGADAAAPTASDEAAKTVPAPAVKTTKSKTAAAKS, from the coding sequence ATGGCAGGTACTGACCGCGAGAAGGCGCTCGACGCCGCGCTCGCACAGATTGAACGGCAATTCGGCAAGGGCGCGGTGATGCGCCTGGGCGAGCGCCCGAACGAGCCCATCGAGGTCATCCCCACCGGGTCGACCGCGCTCGACGTGGCGCTCGGTGTCGGCGGCCTGCCGCGCGGCCGAGTGGTGGAGGTGTACGGCCCGGAGTCCTCCGGCAAGACGACGCTGACGCTGCACGCGGTGGCGAACGCGCAGAAGGCCGGCGGCCAGGTGGCCTTCGTGGACGCCGAGCACGCCCTCGACCCCGAGTACGCGAAGAAGCTCGGCGTCGACATCGACAACCTGATCCTGTCCCAGCCGGACAACGGTGAGCAGGCTCTGGAAATCGTGGACATGCTCGTCCGCTCCGGCGCGCTCGACCTCATCGTCATCGACTCCGTCGCCGCCCTGGTGCCGCGCGCGGAGATCGAGGGCGAGATGGGCGACTCGCACGTGGGTCTGCAGGCCCGTCTGATGAGCCAGGCCCTGCGCAAGATCACCAGCGCGCTCAACCAGTCGAAGACCACCGCGATCTTCATCAACCAGCTGCGCGAGAAGATCGGCGTGATGTTCGGTTCCCCGGAGACCACGACGGGTGGCCGGGCGCTGAAGTTCTACGCCTCGGTGCGTCTCGACATCCGCCGCATCGAAACGCTGAAGGACGGCACGGACGCGGTCGGCAACCGCACCCGCGTCAAGGTCGTCAAGAACAAGGTCGCGCCCCCCTTCAAGCAGGCCGAGTTCGACATCCTCTACGGGCACGGCATCAGCCGTGAGGGCGGCCTGATCGACATGGGCGTGGAGCACGGCTTCGTGCGCAAGGCCGGCGCCTGGTACACGTACGAGGGCGACCAGCTCGGCCAGGGCAAGGAGAACGCGCGCAACTTCCTCAAGGACAACCCCGACCTCGCGAACGAGATCGAGAGGAAGATCAAGGAGAAGCTGGGCGTCGGCGTGAGGCCGGCGGCGGAGCCCACCGTCGAGCCGGGCGCGGACGCGGCGGCCCCGACCGCCTCGGACGAGGCCGCGAAGACGGTCCCGGCCCCCGCGGTCAAGACGACCAAGTCCAAGACCGCGGCGGCCAAGAGCTAG
- a CDS encoding AraC family transcriptional regulator, producing the protein MAGSGQERARHWQYAELPGVDLLRARFVEKVFVRHTHENFVIAAIADGVEVFHHGGADQYAGPGTLALVNPDTPHTGRAGVPEGWRYGAVYPSPELMAEIAAETTTIRGTPGFTRPVLDDPYAVSLVHEVLRAAEEGNALAADTLLRVAVTRLLRLNGGPLPRRAVHTAGSRVAARARAVLEERMAEPPTLERLATDLGTSPFALLRAFRDTYGMPPHTWLTDARVRRARRLLDTGSAPADAAVTVGFTDQPHLNRHFTRIVGVPPGAYQRERKNVQDAEPGLYLPSGVWQNRQLTQRHTGMKTAEDPTPPSSGTPWESGSPSDCPASPSG; encoded by the coding sequence GTGGCAGGTTCGGGACAGGAGCGGGCACGGCACTGGCAGTACGCGGAACTGCCGGGTGTCGATCTGCTGCGCGCCCGCTTCGTCGAGAAGGTCTTCGTGCGGCACACCCACGAGAACTTCGTGATCGCCGCCATCGCCGACGGCGTCGAGGTCTTCCACCACGGCGGCGCCGACCAGTACGCGGGCCCGGGCACCCTCGCGCTCGTCAACCCCGACACCCCGCACACGGGCCGGGCGGGTGTCCCCGAGGGCTGGCGGTACGGGGCGGTGTACCCGTCCCCCGAACTGATGGCGGAGATCGCCGCCGAGACCACCACGATCCGCGGCACCCCCGGATTCACCCGCCCGGTGCTCGACGACCCGTACGCCGTGAGCCTGGTCCACGAGGTGCTCCGGGCCGCCGAGGAGGGCAACGCGCTCGCCGCCGACACCCTGCTGAGGGTCGCCGTGACCCGGCTGCTCCGTCTGAACGGGGGCCCTCTGCCGCGGCGGGCCGTGCACACCGCCGGTTCCCGCGTCGCCGCTCGCGCGCGTGCCGTGCTGGAGGAGCGGATGGCCGAGCCGCCGACCCTGGAGCGGCTCGCCACCGACCTGGGCACCAGCCCGTTCGCCCTGCTGCGCGCCTTCCGTGACACCTACGGCATGCCGCCGCACACCTGGCTCACCGACGCCCGGGTCCGCAGGGCCCGCCGGCTCCTGGACACCGGTTCCGCGCCCGCGGACGCGGCCGTCACCGTCGGCTTCACCGACCAGCCCCATCTGAACCGCCACTTCACACGGATCGTGGGCGTGCCCCCGGGCGCCTACCAGCGTGAGCGCAAGAACGTACAAGACGCCGAGCCGGGGCTGTACCTACCGTCCGGGGTGTGGCAGAACAGACAGCTCACGCAGCGACACACAGGAATGAAGACGGCGGAAGACCCGACGCCGCCGTCGTCCGGGACGCCCTGGGAGTCGGGATCGCCGTCGGACTGTCCGGCTTCGCCTTCGGGGTGA
- a CDS encoding rhodanese-like domain-containing protein: MSDRTQAPVGIDALLEEVRAGLDRVDAGEAHDAARAGEALLVDIRYAALRDRDGLIPGALVVERNELEWRLDPQGSHRVPEATSHDLRVVVICNEGYASSLAAVSLRQVGLRRATDLVGGFQAWKAAGLPVTAPSP; this comes from the coding sequence GTGAGCGACCGCACCCAAGCCCCGGTGGGCATCGACGCGTTGCTGGAGGAGGTCCGCGCGGGACTCGACCGGGTGGATGCCGGGGAGGCACACGACGCCGCACGGGCGGGCGAAGCCCTTCTCGTCGACATCCGGTACGCCGCCCTGCGTGACCGCGACGGGCTGATCCCCGGTGCCCTCGTCGTCGAACGCAACGAACTGGAGTGGCGGCTCGACCCCCAGGGCAGCCATCGCGTCCCCGAGGCCACCAGCCACGATCTGCGGGTCGTCGTGATCTGCAACGAGGGGTACGCGTCCAGCCTCGCGGCCGTGTCCCTGCGCCAGGTGGGACTGCGACGGGCGACCGACCTGGTCGGGGGATTCCAGGCGTGGAAGGCGGCCGGTCTACCGGTGACGGCGCCGTCCCCGTAG
- a CDS encoding DUF3046 domain-containing protein: MRLTVFWQRMAEHFGAGYADTFARDHVMTDLGGRTVHEALDAGWEAKDVWRVVCATMNVPYENR; this comes from the coding sequence ATGCGGTTGACGGTCTTCTGGCAGCGGATGGCGGAGCACTTCGGTGCGGGGTACGCCGACACCTTCGCGCGCGATCATGTGATGACGGATCTCGGCGGCCGGACGGTGCACGAGGCCCTGGACGCCGGCTGGGAGGCCAAGGACGTGTGGCGCGTGGTGTGCGCGACCATGAACGTTCCGTACGAAAACCGCTGA